In the genome of Coraliomargarita algicola, one region contains:
- a CDS encoding prepilin-type N-terminal cleavage/methylation domain-containing protein, which yields MTSYSFKYPRIKQQRVAAFTLIELLTVIAIVGILAAIIIPSVGKVREASQVAKCVTHLRQLALGATAYASDHNGNFVSLYSGGGDDPTLTWVDQIAPYVGGEGQNRIYEVVNCPSADYIMEFDGVRKSTYSYGWNPALVPDARDLDGDGIRASPIRSITMQRPNETMLIADTIQKDSRKGWGNDYFVSVGSKVYTPSTADDYISESSLTGFSDRHNGRGNVAFVDGHVESFAVGEIKQKHVYVE from the coding sequence ATGACCTCATACTCCTTTAAATATCCTAGAATTAAGCAGCAAAGAGTCGCTGCCTTTACATTGATTGAACTACTCACCGTGATTGCGATTGTCGGCATCCTGGCAGCAATTATCATCCCCTCTGTGGGCAAAGTGCGCGAAGCTTCTCAGGTTGCTAAATGCGTCACTCATTTGCGCCAATTAGCCTTAGGGGCGACGGCTTATGCTTCCGATCATAACGGAAATTTTGTGAGTCTGTATTCTGGCGGTGGCGACGATCCTACGCTTACTTGGGTGGATCAAATCGCTCCCTATGTGGGCGGGGAAGGGCAAAACCGTATCTATGAGGTGGTGAATTGCCCTTCGGCGGATTACATTATGGAGTTTGATGGGGTCCGGAAATCGACCTATTCATACGGTTGGAATCCAGCTTTAGTTCCGGATGCCAGAGATTTGGATGGGGATGGCATCAGAGCATCGCCAATAAGATCAATTACTATGCAACGTCCTAATGAAACGATGTTGATCGCGGATACGATTCAAAAAGACTCACGTAAGGGGTGGGGAAACGATTATTTTGTATCGGTCGGTAGTAAGGTATATACTCCCTCTACTGCCGACGATTATATTTCTGAGAGCTCTTTGACTGGGTTCAGTGATCGTCACAATGGTCGAGGGAATGTCGCTTTTGTGGATGGCCATGTTGAATCCTTTGCGGTTGGTGAGATTAAGCAGAAGCACGTTTATGTTGAATAG
- a CDS encoding alpha-L-fucosidase: MKTSTISWKSCATAFALLLSSYPLLNAADKEKGMEEMWGEDTVAINAGHPSLKWFVEDKYAMFIHWGLYSDMGGIWNGKTYYGIGEWIMHMAEIPVDDYKAYASQFNPQKFDAKAMVQLAKAAGMKTIVITSKHHDGFALFDSAASDFTVTKATPYKRDLMKQLADACAEEGIRFGFYYSQNQDWTEPYGGNYKGERPAGYTPEDFDIYFNEKVVPQVTELLTNYGDIAVIWFDTPGSMPKKYSAKLVELVTDLQPDCLINSRIGGGYGDYVSLGDMHIPPVRPDVGVWETVDTTNDSWSYAWYDQNWKSPKLICERLVQVVARGGSYMLNVGPKGDGTIPAPVVEALTASGEWLAENGEAIYGASASPFDQGFSWGDITTKGNELYLHVFDWPVEGILRLADLRANVTGASLLHDSSTVAYQQKGTVLEVNLESQVGREMPLIPVVKLTFDGPVQVSNQATQIDGITTATLLAEMSTVEDCAIEESRWMEKFGEWKHDYYVEEWNSEDAKAVWELNVLAAGEYLVSIEYSAGNDAADSEWVLSCGDESITFVSFESGFDSNKSFQPGPPRQRNFVATLGVLDITKVGVNHLELAPRKLMGRGFGVKRITLTPYR; the protein is encoded by the coding sequence ATGAAAACATCGACGATCTCATGGAAGTCCTGCGCGACTGCATTCGCGCTCCTCTTGAGCAGCTATCCACTGCTTAACGCCGCAGACAAAGAAAAAGGAATGGAGGAAATGTGGGGTGAGGATACGGTCGCAATCAATGCCGGTCACCCTAGTCTGAAGTGGTTTGTTGAAGACAAATACGCGATGTTCATTCATTGGGGCCTCTATTCCGACATGGGCGGTATCTGGAATGGCAAGACTTACTACGGGATTGGGGAATGGATCATGCACATGGCGGAGATCCCCGTAGATGATTATAAGGCGTATGCGAGTCAGTTTAATCCCCAAAAGTTTGATGCCAAAGCGATGGTCCAGCTCGCAAAGGCGGCGGGTATGAAGACCATTGTGATTACATCGAAGCATCATGATGGTTTTGCACTCTTTGATTCCGCTGCGAGTGATTTTACCGTGACCAAGGCGACTCCCTATAAACGGGATTTGATGAAGCAATTGGCGGATGCTTGTGCGGAGGAAGGGATACGATTCGGTTTCTATTATTCACAGAATCAGGATTGGACAGAGCCCTACGGAGGTAATTATAAGGGGGAGCGCCCCGCCGGATATACGCCGGAAGACTTTGATATTTATTTCAACGAAAAGGTCGTGCCGCAGGTCACGGAGTTACTCACAAACTATGGAGACATTGCAGTTATTTGGTTTGATACTCCAGGCTCGATGCCCAAAAAATACAGTGCGAAGCTGGTAGAGCTCGTAACTGATTTGCAACCCGATTGCCTGATCAACAGCCGAATCGGCGGTGGATATGGTGACTACGTATCGCTTGGCGATATGCACATCCCTCCTGTGCGTCCGGATGTGGGCGTTTGGGAAACGGTGGATACGACCAATGACTCCTGGTCCTACGCCTGGTATGATCAAAACTGGAAGTCACCCAAATTGATTTGTGAGCGTCTCGTTCAGGTGGTCGCTCGTGGCGGTTCTTATATGCTGAACGTCGGCCCCAAGGGCGATGGCACGATTCCAGCCCCGGTGGTTGAAGCACTCACGGCTTCGGGGGAGTGGCTCGCTGAGAATGGGGAGGCGATCTATGGAGCGAGCGCGTCACCTTTTGACCAGGGCTTTAGTTGGGGGGATATCACCACAAAAGGAAATGAGCTCTATCTACACGTGTTTGACTGGCCCGTTGAGGGGATACTCCGTCTGGCAGATTTAAGGGCCAATGTCACCGGAGCGAGTCTACTGCATGATTCATCTACAGTCGCTTATCAGCAAAAAGGCACTGTTTTGGAAGTGAATCTAGAATCGCAGGTCGGTCGTGAGATGCCTTTAATTCCCGTCGTTAAATTGACATTCGATGGCCCGGTGCAAGTCAGCAATCAAGCGACTCAAATCGATGGTATCACAACGGCGACCTTGCTCGCTGAAATGTCCACCGTCGAGGATTGCGCTATTGAGGAATCACGCTGGATGGAGAAGTTTGGAGAGTGGAAGCATGATTATTATGTGGAGGAGTGGAATTCTGAAGACGCAAAAGCGGTCTGGGAGCTCAATGTTTTGGCAGCCGGTGAGTATTTGGTGAGTATCGAGTATTCGGCTGGAAATGATGCAGCTGACTCCGAGTGGGTGCTCTCCTGTGGCGATGAAAGCATCACTTTTGTGAGTTTTGAATCCGGTTTTGATTCGAATAAATCATTTCAACCGGGCCCTCCGCGTCAGCGCAATTTTGTGGCCACCTTGGGAGTTTTGGACATAACTAAAGTGGGTGTGAATCATTTGGAGCTGGCTCCCCGCAAACTGATGGGCCGAGGATTTGGCGTTAAGCGCATTACACTCACACCTTACCGCTAG
- a CDS encoding acetylxylan esterase, with amino-acid sequence MNLRIIYLAFISFTVSLSANTLTSLQPGARAPSTFEELWQDFDPRKDPLDIEILAAWEEEGTVLKVVRYCAGTFKGQKAMVAAIFGYPVGGTNLPALVNVHGGGQYADARASISNAKRGYATISISWAGRLSSSQYKVNPGTVKLFWDNQTDHPDYKLTTDWGAVDGYHAPCRHPDSASSKIAPHELTLDAIDSPRNSLWFLATVAARRAITFLEEQPNVDPDRIGIYGHSMGGKITVLTAAADDRLKVAVPTCGGISDYQNSSEIYNATLGDCVNLSHITCPTFFISPSNDFHGELYDLPEAVSLIKSEDYGISSGPQHNHQDSGQYIISGFRFIDHYLQGTTKPPAMPQTILNLNAKGGIPEFSVKVDDSQEIASVDIYYTQQGGPSRSKDEDLNPRYKFWHHATAKDHGSFWSGKLPLYSTEMPLWAYANVTYKLDAPESATNYYYSSFTVDTMNISSLVEMVTAEDLQEAKVNATLKESTVIEDFTGDWKQEWFTYDPTNWALKTNKLYHPMWQAPESDTPTVKLALKVQSAEPNTMVIRIDSHATSVKLAGHNQLETFTFQPSDFKNASGDPLENWNGLQQLELAPAISISSKFNDNGITKTDRLRLGSQNWKGGTPVFKELSWVLEVL; translated from the coding sequence ATGAACCTCCGAATTATATATCTAGCCTTTATCAGTTTTACTGTATCGCTTTCAGCTAATACACTCACTTCATTGCAACCCGGTGCTCGCGCTCCCAGCACCTTTGAAGAGCTGTGGCAGGATTTTGACCCGCGTAAAGATCCATTGGACATCGAGATACTCGCAGCATGGGAAGAGGAGGGGACAGTGCTCAAGGTTGTGCGTTATTGCGCCGGCACCTTTAAGGGCCAGAAGGCGATGGTCGCCGCGATCTTTGGCTATCCTGTCGGCGGGACTAATTTGCCGGCACTTGTCAATGTGCATGGTGGTGGTCAGTATGCCGATGCCAGGGCAAGTATTTCGAATGCTAAGCGCGGCTACGCAACGATCTCGATCTCTTGGGCCGGACGCTTGTCGTCTTCTCAGTATAAAGTAAATCCCGGCACGGTGAAACTTTTCTGGGATAATCAAACAGACCACCCCGATTATAAACTCACTACAGACTGGGGTGCTGTCGATGGCTACCACGCTCCCTGTCGCCACCCTGATAGTGCGTCCTCGAAAATTGCCCCGCATGAGCTCACTTTAGATGCGATTGATTCACCCAGAAATAGCCTTTGGTTTCTGGCTACCGTCGCCGCGCGACGCGCCATCACGTTCCTGGAAGAACAACCCAATGTCGACCCAGATCGGATCGGGATCTACGGACACTCCATGGGAGGGAAGATTACTGTGCTGACTGCTGCAGCCGATGATCGCCTGAAAGTCGCGGTACCCACCTGTGGAGGGATCAGTGATTATCAGAACAGTAGCGAAATTTATAACGCGACGCTCGGCGACTGTGTGAATCTCAGTCACATCACTTGTCCGACCTTTTTCATCAGCCCATCCAATGATTTTCACGGTGAATTGTATGACCTGCCAGAAGCAGTATCTTTAATTAAGAGCGAAGATTACGGCATCAGCTCCGGACCCCAGCATAATCACCAGGATAGTGGGCAATATATTATTTCAGGCTTTAGGTTTATTGATCACTACCTCCAAGGGACCACCAAGCCGCCTGCAATGCCGCAAACCATTCTTAATTTGAATGCGAAGGGCGGTATTCCGGAATTCAGTGTGAAGGTCGACGACTCTCAGGAAATCGCTTCTGTTGATATTTACTACACACAGCAAGGCGGCCCCTCGCGCTCGAAGGATGAAGACTTAAATCCGAGGTATAAATTTTGGCACCATGCGACTGCCAAAGACCATGGTAGTTTTTGGAGCGGCAAGCTACCGCTCTATTCGACAGAAATGCCTCTCTGGGCCTATGCCAATGTGACCTACAAACTGGATGCACCAGAGTCTGCGACCAATTATTATTACAGCTCCTTCACCGTGGATACGATGAATATCTCATCATTGGTTGAAATGGTCACCGCTGAAGACTTACAAGAGGCAAAGGTCAACGCCACCCTGAAAGAAAGCACGGTGATTGAAGACTTTACAGGTGATTGGAAACAAGAGTGGTTTACTTACGATCCTACGAATTGGGCACTTAAAACCAATAAGCTGTATCATCCTATGTGGCAGGCACCTGAAAGTGATACACCAACTGTTAAACTGGCTTTGAAGGTTCAATCTGCTGAGCCGAATACAATGGTCATTCGAATCGATTCACATGCCACATCGGTCAAACTGGCTGGGCATAATCAACTCGAAACCTTCACCTTCCAGCCCAGTGATTTCAAGAACGCGTCCGGAGATCCATTGGAAAACTGGAATGGTCTTCAACAATTGGAATTAGCGCCTGCGATCTCAATATCATCGAAGTTCAATGATAATGGGATTACTAAAACCGATCGTTTAAGATTAGGTTCTCAAAACTGGAAAGGTGGCACGCCTGTCTTTAAAGAGTTGAGCTGGGTGCTGGAAGTTCTCTGA
- the purD gene encoding phosphoribosylamine--glycine ligase — protein sequence MSEISKLNILVVGSGGREHALVQKCLQSPLAGKVIAAPGNGGMASEVECFNLCVEDIPALVELAQEQNIGLVVVGPEVPLSLGLVDALAAVGIPAYGPNKDGAQLESSKAFCKDFFARHNIPTAAYGTFTEVEPALAYLEEHPAPIVIKASGLAAGKGVIMAETQEEAVAAVKDMLEGDAFGSSGKEIVIEETLYGEEASIHVIASGEHFVCLPPSQDHKRVGEGDTGLNTGGMGAYTPTSKVTPEMQAEIEEQVIKPTLAGLKADGIDYRGTLYAGLMLTDKGVKVLEYNVRFGDPETQVLLPMVADDLVPVLLASAKGEALPAKLQYHEGAAIVIVLAAGGYPGSYAKGQEITFPATLPASSAIVHAGTSRDIDGTIRTAGGRVLGVSGQAPTLQAAVDLAYSVCDQVEFQDKYLRRDIGHRELNR from the coding sequence ATGTCAGAAATATCTAAGCTTAATATCCTGGTGGTCGGCTCCGGTGGCCGCGAGCACGCCCTTGTCCAAAAATGCCTGCAAAGCCCTCTAGCAGGTAAAGTGATCGCCGCCCCCGGTAACGGCGGCATGGCTTCGGAAGTCGAATGCTTCAATCTCTGCGTCGAAGACATCCCAGCGCTGGTCGAATTGGCACAAGAGCAAAACATCGGGCTGGTCGTAGTCGGCCCCGAAGTGCCGCTCAGCCTCGGCCTCGTGGATGCCCTGGCCGCCGTCGGCATCCCTGCCTACGGCCCCAACAAGGACGGCGCCCAACTCGAATCGAGCAAAGCCTTTTGCAAAGACTTTTTCGCACGTCACAACATCCCCACCGCCGCCTACGGCACCTTTACCGAAGTTGAGCCCGCCCTAGCCTACTTGGAAGAGCACCCGGCTCCCATCGTGATTAAGGCCAGTGGCCTGGCAGCGGGCAAAGGCGTCATCATGGCAGAAACCCAAGAGGAAGCTGTCGCCGCGGTCAAAGACATGTTGGAAGGCGATGCCTTCGGCAGCAGTGGCAAGGAGATCGTGATCGAGGAAACACTCTACGGCGAAGAAGCATCGATCCACGTGATCGCATCGGGTGAACATTTTGTGTGTCTGCCCCCCAGCCAAGACCACAAACGTGTGGGCGAAGGCGACACAGGACTCAACACCGGGGGTATGGGAGCCTACACCCCGACCAGTAAAGTCACCCCTGAAATGCAGGCCGAAATCGAAGAGCAGGTGATTAAGCCCACGCTGGCAGGACTTAAAGCCGATGGCATCGACTATCGCGGCACTCTCTACGCGGGCCTAATGCTAACAGATAAGGGCGTCAAAGTGCTGGAATACAATGTTCGCTTCGGCGATCCAGAGACTCAAGTGCTACTGCCCATGGTGGCCGACGATCTCGTACCAGTGCTGCTAGCCTCGGCCAAGGGCGAGGCACTGCCCGCAAAATTACAATATCACGAAGGCGCTGCCATCGTCATCGTGCTAGCTGCCGGCGGCTATCCTGGCAGTTATGCCAAGGGACAGGAAATCACTTTCCCCGCGACACTTCCGGCTAGCAGTGCCATCGTCCATGCAGGCACCAGCCGCGATATCGACGGCACCATCCGCACCGCGGGCGGTCGCGTACTCGGTGTCAGCGGGCAGGCGCCCACCCTGCAAGCCGCCGTCGATTTAGCCTACTCGGTTTGCGATCAAGTCGAGTTCCAAGATAAATATCTGCGCCGTGACATCGGGCACCGCGAGCTCAACCGATAG
- a CDS encoding arylsulfatase, whose protein sequence is MYKVLYSILIIFVAWLNVVAGQAKPNIVLIMVDDLGFSDIGAYGGEVKTPNLDKLAEQGIRFRRFYNDAKCGASRVSLLMGASNYKALHNYSNPTLGHVLGAAGYHTYASGKHHSTISLFDRGFDHYYGLRDGMSNHFNPGLKREGEPEPASKGRDRFWCDDDLTFNTRDPNYQHYFPKGFYTTDAFTSKALEYLDEWEKEKSGRPFFLYLPYSAPHDPLLAWPEDIAKYDGVYDAGYGAIRKARYEKQQEIGLLDPETSPLSPATHNDWDQLSESEKAQQIAVMQTYAAMIDRVDQKVGEVIEKLKSAGVYENTLIMFCSDNGCEKVGSRQMVDNIGGVGTYVSPGSDWANVSNTPYRLFKLSAYNGGSRTPMIVHWPKGIKNPGRFTDKFSHLSDVMPTLIELAGASYPETFESKSERKLYGDSFVDVLQDQALKKRDPIFMQRGSHRYIIDEGYKLVTDDAKHWSLYKLSAEETEITDLSTEEPEKYQTLLSKYIAWEEGLRD, encoded by the coding sequence ATGTATAAAGTTCTTTATAGTATTCTGATTATATTCGTCGCCTGGCTAAATGTCGTTGCTGGGCAGGCGAAGCCTAATATCGTCTTGATCATGGTGGATGATCTGGGTTTCTCGGACATCGGTGCGTATGGGGGGGAAGTGAAGACTCCCAATCTCGATAAACTGGCGGAGCAAGGCATACGCTTTCGGCGGTTCTATAATGATGCTAAGTGTGGTGCCAGCCGCGTCAGCTTGCTGATGGGGGCTTCGAATTACAAAGCCTTACATAATTATAGTAACCCGACTTTAGGCCATGTTTTAGGCGCAGCAGGCTACCATACTTACGCTTCGGGAAAGCACCATTCCACGATCAGTCTATTTGATCGCGGATTCGATCACTACTACGGTCTGCGGGATGGTATGAGTAACCATTTCAATCCGGGCCTCAAGCGTGAGGGAGAACCCGAGCCCGCGAGTAAAGGACGTGATCGTTTTTGGTGTGATGATGACTTAACTTTTAATACTAGAGATCCGAACTATCAGCATTACTTTCCGAAAGGCTTTTATACCACCGATGCTTTTACTAGCAAGGCGCTCGAGTATCTGGATGAGTGGGAAAAAGAAAAAAGCGGTCGGCCGTTCTTTCTGTATCTTCCCTACAGTGCCCCGCACGATCCATTGCTCGCCTGGCCTGAGGATATCGCTAAATACGACGGTGTGTATGATGCTGGCTACGGTGCAATTCGTAAGGCCCGCTATGAAAAACAACAAGAGATCGGGCTTCTTGATCCGGAGACGTCACCGCTTTCACCAGCCACGCATAATGACTGGGATCAATTGAGTGAGTCCGAGAAAGCGCAACAGATCGCCGTCATGCAGACCTATGCCGCAATGATCGATCGCGTGGATCAAAAAGTGGGTGAAGTGATCGAAAAGCTGAAGTCAGCGGGTGTTTATGAAAATACGCTGATAATGTTTTGCTCAGACAACGGATGCGAAAAAGTAGGCTCGCGACAAATGGTGGATAATATTGGGGGCGTCGGCACCTACGTCTCACCGGGCAGTGACTGGGCCAACGTTTCTAATACCCCCTATCGTTTGTTTAAATTAAGTGCCTACAATGGTGGTTCTCGAACCCCAATGATCGTGCACTGGCCCAAGGGAATCAAGAATCCCGGTCGATTTACCGATAAGTTTTCTCATTTGTCCGATGTCATGCCGACATTGATCGAACTGGCCGGCGCGAGCTATCCGGAAACCTTTGAGAGCAAGTCCGAACGTAAACTCTACGGGGATAGCTTTGTCGATGTGCTGCAGGATCAAGCCTTAAAGAAGCGTGACCCTATCTTTATGCAGCGCGGTTCGCATCGATATATTATCGACGAGGGCTACAAACTCGTCACGGACGATGCCAAGCATTGGAGCCTCTATAAGCTTTCAGCAGAAGAGACTGAAATCACAGATCTAAGCACCGAAGAACCTGAGAAATATCAAACGCTTCTTTCCAAATATATCGCATGGGAAGAAGGCCTAAGAGACTAA
- a CDS encoding low molecular weight protein arginine phosphatase encodes MADKRNLILTICTGNICRSPMAEKLLQHALAAEGAPLDQLEVASAGVAAGYGDPASANSVAAVKKVQLDLSNHKSQPVTQDLIDRAFLILGMTQSHIDILQHYHSQLPERVHLFREFMGEDEDPEIPDPYGQNFAAYAACFDSMAEAIPSLITYLKQEYKG; translated from the coding sequence ATGGCTGATAAACGTAATTTGATTCTGACGATTTGCACCGGCAACATATGCCGCAGTCCGATGGCAGAAAAACTCCTGCAACATGCCCTCGCCGCGGAAGGTGCGCCCCTCGACCAACTCGAAGTCGCCTCCGCAGGCGTCGCCGCAGGCTATGGCGACCCAGCGTCGGCCAACTCAGTAGCAGCAGTCAAAAAGGTTCAGCTCGACCTGAGCAATCATAAGAGCCAGCCCGTGACTCAAGATTTAATCGACCGCGCCTTCCTCATCCTGGGGATGACTCAATCGCACATCGACATCCTGCAGCACTACCACAGCCAGCTTCCAGAGCGAGTACACCTGTTCCGCGAATTCATGGGAGAAGACGAAGATCCCGAAATACCGGACCCTTACGGTCAAAACTTCGCAGCCTACGCGGCCTGCTTCGATTCAATGGCCGAAGCCATCCCATCGTTGATCACGTATTTAAAACAGGAATATAAAGGCTGA
- the lepA gene encoding translation elongation factor 4, producing the protein MTDLNHTRNFCIIAHVDHGKTTLSDRILEKTRTVEMRDMKAQLLDSMDLERERGITIKSHPVSMVYRAKDGQDYAFNLIDTPGHVDFSYEVSRSLAACEGAMLLIDAAQGIEAQTVANAHLALEQGLEIIPVINKVDLPSADVPSIMVQLEDVLAIPADEAVLTSGKTGIGIEDLLEAAVARVPQPRWAEVDGLRMLIFDCIYDAYKGVICYVRVFSGEVKMNDSIITMSDERKMLVKEVGKFSPAMTKQDMLKAGDVGYVVTNLRDVADLKLGDTITHSANPTKEMLPGYKEVSPMVFSGIYPIDTNDYNKLKAGMGKLRLNDAAFVYQSENSVALGFGFRCGFLGLLHMEIIQERIRREYDLDVISTYPSVVYLVTKTDGVQIEVHNPVNLPDPGEIEFIEEPMINASIHIPSGSIGDVLALVSEKRGICEHTETIDGQRVMLVCRLPLNEILVDFNDRLKSITHGYGSMDYEMAGYEQAKLCRLDIRVNGEPVDAFSSIVHLDKAEGRGRVLCKRLKEILPKQMFKIAIQAGIGSNIVARETISAYRKDVTAKCYGGDISRKRKLLEKQKEGKKRMKNIGSVSIPQDAFIKILKTSDGG; encoded by the coding sequence ATGACTGATCTCAACCATACTCGCAACTTCTGCATCATCGCCCACGTCGACCACGGTAAAACGACCTTGTCGGACCGTATTCTCGAAAAGACGCGCACGGTCGAAATGCGTGACATGAAGGCGCAACTGCTCGATTCTATGGACCTTGAGCGTGAGCGTGGAATAACAATTAAGAGCCACCCGGTCTCAATGGTCTATCGTGCTAAGGACGGGCAGGACTACGCGTTTAATTTGATTGATACCCCCGGGCACGTGGATTTCTCTTATGAAGTTTCCCGCAGTTTGGCCGCGTGTGAAGGGGCGATGCTTCTGATCGATGCCGCGCAAGGTATCGAAGCACAGACCGTCGCGAATGCTCACTTGGCGCTGGAGCAAGGCTTGGAGATTATTCCCGTGATCAATAAAGTGGACCTGCCGAGTGCGGATGTGCCCTCGATCATGGTGCAGTTAGAGGATGTTTTAGCGATTCCAGCTGATGAGGCGGTTTTGACCAGTGGTAAAACCGGAATCGGCATCGAAGATCTGTTGGAAGCGGCCGTCGCTCGTGTGCCTCAGCCTCGTTGGGCCGAGGTCGATGGCTTGCGCATGCTTATTTTCGACTGCATTTATGATGCGTATAAGGGGGTGATTTGCTATGTTCGTGTGTTTTCCGGTGAGGTGAAGATGAACGATTCGATCATCACCATGAGTGATGAGCGTAAAATGCTGGTGAAGGAAGTGGGCAAGTTTTCGCCTGCGATGACTAAGCAGGACATGCTCAAGGCTGGTGATGTCGGCTATGTGGTGACAAATCTGCGTGACGTCGCCGACCTCAAGCTGGGGGATACGATTACGCATAGCGCCAATCCCACTAAGGAGATGTTGCCCGGCTATAAGGAAGTCAGCCCGATGGTCTTCAGTGGTATTTATCCGATCGACACCAACGACTACAATAAATTGAAGGCAGGTATGGGGAAACTTCGCCTGAACGACGCCGCCTTTGTGTATCAGTCGGAAAACTCGGTCGCTCTCGGTTTTGGCTTCCGCTGTGGCTTCCTTGGTTTGCTGCACATGGAGATTATCCAAGAGCGCATTCGCCGTGAGTATGATCTTGATGTGATCTCGACCTATCCGAGTGTCGTGTATTTGGTGACTAAAACGGACGGTGTTCAGATTGAAGTTCATAATCCAGTGAATTTACCAGACCCCGGTGAAATCGAATTTATCGAAGAGCCGATGATCAATGCTTCCATTCACATTCCGTCTGGCTCCATTGGTGATGTGCTGGCCTTGGTCTCCGAGAAGCGTGGCATTTGCGAACACACCGAGACCATCGATGGGCAGCGCGTGATGTTGGTTTGTCGCTTGCCGCTGAATGAAATCTTGGTCGACTTCAATGATCGTCTCAAGAGCATCACTCACGGCTACGGCTCGATGGATTACGAAATGGCGGGCTATGAGCAAGCGAAGCTCTGCCGACTCGATATTCGGGTCAATGGAGAGCCAGTCGACGCCTTCTCGTCGATCGTGCACTTGGACAAAGCCGAGGGACGCGGGCGCGTACTATGTAAGCGTTTGAAAGAGATCCTGCCCAAGCAGATGTTCAAGATCGCAATCCAAGCCGGTATTGGCAGTAACATTGTGGCCCGCGAAACCATTAGCGCCTATCGCAAAGACGTGACTGCAAAGTGTTACGGTGGTGATATTTCCCGTAAGCGTAAGCTCCTCGAGAAACAAAAAGAGGGCAAGAAGCGCATGAAAAACATCGGTAGCGTATCGATTCCGCAGGATGCCTTTATCAAGATCCTAAAGACCTCCGACGGAGGTTGA